tatttgACTTACTGTGAATAGCAACATAAATTATAAAAGAtacatagtaaaaaaataaatcggtTAACTGTAAGTAATGAAAAGTTACTTTAATTATCTGAGCAGTGTCCAAATCACCATTATGATATTCAACTtcataaaataaacaattttctGGGAAGGTGCCTGATTCACTCCATTCTACGTATATTCCATCATTAATCTTTGACAGCGTAAGTCGTCTTGGCGTAGCAGGTCTTACTGAAATACAAAACAGAAGAATTAGTTACAAATTGTATTTCACTGGTTACAGAAGTAGTTAGAAGTCCTGTATTGCATAACTTTACACTTACACTAGTTTaggaacagaaagaggaaaaagttagCACCAAAACgttaagaaagaataaaaccaacaaaagaatAAGAGTAAAATTGAgcggaaaataaataaataaaaaaaccaaacaaacaaaacccaaacaccaaacaTCCACCCCTCAAAAACACAACCTGTCTATATAATTCCTAAATCAAAGATCAAGAGAAGAAGAGAGCATCGAATCGTGTTGTCTCACCCACAACTCATCAGTTGCAAGCTTCTCAAACACAGCGATACACTAGCAAacttctttctttatattttttgtaAGATGGTGTCAAACTTACCAAGGGTGGTAGGATTTTTACTTGCACACACAGGCCTAATGTCTTCAGAATCATCTCTAATCAAAATACTTATAGCTGGGTAAGTATTGGTGACCTTGGGGAAGCTAAGATTGAAAACGCATCTTCCATGGTCCATAGAATAGTTGTTGCACTTCTTAGGGTTTTTCAAACCATCAAACCTATAgggattaaatatatttttttaaactacaaaagAATAGGACAGCAAGAGGCAAGCTTGTTTTGAAACCTGTGCTACGAATTCTAAAGAGTAATCTTGCATTAAAGCTGTGCTATAGCATATATAGAAGTTAAGCTAAGCAAAGTAAGAACCTTCTCATTTATCTCAAGCTTTAGAAAGAATATTATTTTCGTAAAGAGTGCCAAGTAGCAGAATAAGAGGCAGATTTGCTTTATACCCAGGCATCAAAGACAACAGCTGCTTTCAGCTTTGGTTCACATTTTCCATACAGGAAaacaatttcaaggaaaaaaaaaaaaaagtatttagaaattAAACTAATTTGTATCACTTCCTGTCAGCAAAATTTCACTTCTGTGCTAGAACGAGCGGACTGGTCTCCTTCACCGACGCCTCGGGCACCGCAGCTCTCGCTCCAGACGGTCCAGTTTCACCTACTGCCTGTGGCTGCTTTGCAAAATGTCAGTGCTCACTTCCAATAACAGAGAAGCTACGACAgccttcttccttgcttttctaTGCTCCCCAAGTTCCAATGAGAATATGCCACCAGCTTTTCCTCCACAAAAAATTgggaaatagatttttattttttttttttttttaaatgatatggAGCAAATCAGAGCTTTGTTTAGGAGCACAGTAAGAGCAGCACTCCCCTACTTCACACCGCCCTGGACAGGGGCTGCAGAAGACAAAACCATCTCTCCCATTTTCACGCCCAAACCCCCTTTTTacccccctcttctcccctccccgccccgggctgaAGAAGACGGGGGCATTCAGAGTGACACCATGCACTGACCCGCTCTCGCGCGCCCATGGTTCAGCAACTAATTACTGGGCACTGACGGGATGCATTTGTTCTAACCTAACATGTTCACGTTCGCTTTGGATGAAGAGAGAGGTTTTTGGAGGAAAATATCAATGAAGAATGTAAAAAAGAACCATCATTTTTCAGGTAATTGCTCGctcatttctgaaaaacaaaaacaaaccaaaaactccACCTCACCTGCACTATGGAAAATGTATCTTTCAGCCCAAAAATCAAGTGTTTCCTTAGTTTTCagctttaaaactaaaaaaaaaccccagcagtcTCTTTCTTTCTAAGCAGCAGGAATGAAAACACTTTGCTGTCACCACAGATACATCTTTCAATAAAATTAAGGGGTAAATTGAAAATATATAGCTCTAATCTAAAGCATTATTCCACTAAGTATCCGTACACCCAGAAACTCAGACCCCCACCGTCTCATTGTTACCGTTcttgtaataaagaaaaaaatttatttgagTAGCAATTTAGAGACAGAACAGTCCTCCCTGCATTTAACTAAGGCAGCAAGTTTTCTGCTGTTTGCTGCCCAAATGCCTTAAATCAAACAGCCTGCGAGACTGCcactggagaggaagaggaaaacatttatttagtCAGTTCAGATAAGACAGAAAGCCGATTTAAAACTACAAGGGGCTTTCAGAGAGAAAACTTCACTATTTCTACAGAAGCTAATGCAATCGGGCATTTCACAAGCCCCATCAACACGCAGAGCCGTGCGGAGATCAGCGTGCGCAGAAGACCTTGCTGCCAAGTTTTTGCTCACACCACAAGTCTGTTCCTTTGGAACAAGAGTCTATTTATGGCAGTCAGCTGGCAAGCAGGGATGATGACAAAAAGATGTTCTCTGTAACTTTCAAGGTGAATCAGTTATTTATTACGTTGAAGACACAAACAGAACTACTGCTAAACGTTATTAATGCTTTCATACCATTTCACAATGATTTAAGAGCTGACACATAACATTAATGAGTGATTCCAACTTAAGCAGCCCATGTTTGTTAGGCTCCAAAGAAAGCAATTAATATATTGGTCTAGCTCAGTTCTTAATTCTTCCTTCTTTGAATCCACAATTAGAAGAAAATTAGAAAGCAATAGCAGCTGTTTTAAAATGGGCTACAGAAGCAGCCAAGCTTCACATAGCGGTTCTATCAACTTCCCAAAAAAAGACTCAGCAGCAGCAACCTCTTGACCCTTCAGCAGCGAAGTCCTCTGCTGGACAGGACCCAGCGCTAACTTGTACGCAATGCCCTGAGACattcaaagcagcagaaagcaaacaagtAAGATGTGTCACGTAAAACTAAAGATTAGAGCTAAAGCACTTCAGAGTTGGGAATAAAAAGTTCTTACGAACCAGTAGAACAACGTGTAATTGGTATCGCTGCTTGCATTCTCCCCAGGACGCCACGAACAATCCATGTACTCCAAATTGTGCCAAACACAGCTCAAACCAACAGCAGCAGTACCTGGAATACCTGCAAGGCAAGTTGGAAAGGTCTCTTCAGATTTATTTCGCCAGCAAAGTATTCTCCCCAAATTCCTGATGCAAAACATCCCTTTTTAACGTAACTGAAACAGTCTGGAAGGCAAAGATGGGCCACCTCAGCCTGTCTCAGCACAGCAAACAATGAATTCCAGTTGTTTATCGCTTGCAGCGGCTGAAATCCCAGAGTAACTTCTAAATGCAAGCCAATCCCAACAGTGAATCTCAAGTTTCCACCACCTCTGAATTACTACTTAGAGTTACCTGATGCTAAGGACCACGTGTTGAGTCAGGAAAATATCTTGTTCTTCTAAACTACCGCTACTTTAAATAGGATTTGAAGTAACTAGCAATTACATGCATAGCACTTAGCTTTGTTATAATTATTACAGCCATCAACGTTAAAAATAGTCagcatttttttatcttctgcagATACAATATTAGTTTCTCAATGTTCTGATTATGGAAATACCTGTAGATCTTAAATATGGACAAAAGCAACGCTGGTTGAATTTTTAATTGAGACTCTTATACCCCTAGACATTCAACTTCAACATACCGAAAACCCAAATTACAGAACGTAATGAGTTCTGTAAATGAGTACGTAGTACTCATAGTTCTGGAAATGAGTACATAGCCATTGTGAATAGAGACGTCAATGTATCTCCCAGGTAGAGCAATTACGGAATAAAGCCTTTCATATTCAATCTTGCATTTTTGTACGGTACAAGTTCTTCATACTGTATTATCATATTACAGCAtattagatattttttccttgtaacaAGCAGCAACATCTCcatgaactaaaaataaaatgcatgttaaTTTTACCAACAGTCCAGACTTTTTATTGATAGCAAACCCCAAACTACCTTCTCCTTCCGAGCTTGCATTCTCCCTGAAGTAGCAACTGTCTAAGAGTACAGGAAAATGAAACCACTTTTCCTATTccaggaagcatttaaaaatatttcacctgcAAGCAGACTTTTAAAAGACCCAGCCTGTTTAGTACATGCTGTCCTAATGACCTCCTTCCCCGATTTTCCAGAATACCCTTTTGACAGACACGCAGACAAGCCTGATAAGGTCTCAGATTCTCCCCTCCACAGGCTGTTTTCATCTGCATCAAGTCACACTACTGGGTCAGACAGACTTTTACTACACAAGGGAAGAGGGCCTATTTCCTTGCTGTACCTGCTAGCTCCCAGCACAACACATTATTCCTTAAAGTCTGCTTCCTAATAATTTTGCTATGGACCCCTTATTTCTGGATgtcaagaaacaaaaaatattttttcctctattcatTTTGCTACACGCAGCTTTGCAGGCTCCACTCACCTCTTCTGAAAAGGAGAGCGCCCTactataattatttaattaagtcACTTACTTATTCAACAAATCGTTAAATATGCTAGATTCATCCCTCTCAATTTACAAATgtaggtttgtttggtttttttagggaCCTGTGCTCATAtggaaaaatcataaaaaataaactgactTAGACATCAGTCGTGAAGTTAGCAGGCCTAATACAACCCAAGTTATCTCTTCTTTCACCGCCACAGCGCGGCAGGGACAAGAAGAATAACAGGAATCACTTTGGTGCCTTGGAAGAGCACTTAAATTTTACAAGCTTGCCCATAAGGTTTTAAGCGTCAACAGACTCCAGTCGTGTTTAAATGTAGTACAATCGTTCTGCTTAAACTCCATCCATTGAACTAGCCCTCGCCTCTGGTATCTCTCCGTATTTCTCTACGATATACGCACATGACGTTTTGTTAGAGCAGGACAGAAAGCAAGGCTGTGTCCCCTCAGGCCGGAGGGAGATGTGCCGGGTCCGGCAGCTCCGCGCGCTCTCGTTACCTGTTGGCAGAAGGGAGGTCTCCACCCATCGGCTGGGCGCGCTGCCGTTGCCATGCCTGCATTCGCTTCTCACTTTGAAACGCATTTCCTCATTCAAGAACGTATCCGTCACACGGAAGCGACTCTTACTCCATTCCTGGGTTTAGACGGAGGGGAAATATAACCAGAACATTTGGCATACCGTACCAAACACGTGGGAATTACTATTAATGCAAGAATACATTAGAGTCCCTAAAAAATACTGCGGCTCAAAGCCAAACAAAATGAGCATTTGGCAACACGGGAAGCCTCAGCATGGCTtcgcttttctttttcctcaccaGGCACACTCAGAACTCGCCAAAGAAAATCCGCTTCTACTCCAGTGACCCGCAGACATGAGCAACGGCCGTACAGAGATCAAGGAACAACTACAACATGGGGGAGAATGTTCCTACGGTAAGTCTTCAGCTATATAAACAGGAGTTTACAGATCTAATCCTCATCTTCCTCTGTGTTTGCACACAAGCGTGtgacaaacagaagaaagaatgtTTGAAGGTGTAACCAAAAAGCAATGAGAAGAGTTTGCATGGatttaaagaatttaaagagcaaaggtaaaacaaacaaacaaacaaacaacccaaaacaaatcCACCACAAAATCCGCATCAGGCCTGAGCAGCCCGTGAGCTCCCATTTTCAGAAGAGAGATTGTGTTTGCGTgagaaaaaagcttttctcaCATGCTTTCTTGAGCATCTTTTATTGGGCTAGGGGGGTGCCTTTTACTTAActggaaacagaacaaaaaaaaaataatgaaagaaatcttTGTTATGACCAAAGAATGGCATAACCACTCAcgtataaaaaataataataaatattagcaCTAATGAGAGGGCAAGGAAATCAAACCGCAATGAACAGACTAGGTGCTACAGCTGTAGTGCAAAAAGATGCGGCAAGATGCTACGCAGTCTGGTCCGTCCTGTCGCTGTTCCACTGCCGCTGACCTTCACATCGGTGACATCCTTCCACAAACTCATTCAGCTCGTTAACCACACAGACTTTCAACTTATTAATTTGTTAATGAACCCATCAGAAGAGGTAAATAGGTTTCTGCCGAGTTAGCAACTTTGACCTGCTCATCTAAAGGCCTGATGAAGATCATTAGAGAAGGGGGTGTCAAAAATGAAACATCACCCTTTTAGCAGCGTTAAGCCACTAGATCAGCTCAGCTGTTTGGAAACTGCAGCCTTACCTCAAGTCCAGGATATCCCGGAGCTGCCAGAAAGACCACGGCAGCCACTGTGAGGAGGCCGTTGAAAACATCAGGACATAAAACTAATGGGGATCAACAGCAAAAGTCTGCTTCGAGAGGCATCGGATCAGTTGTGACCATACCCAAAATGGCAGCGCTGCCGAGCCCACAGCTGGTGTGTTTTCAAGGCTTCAAATTCTGACAGTTTGGAATTATGGACTGACAGCATATTATCTTCCTGGCAATAAACTGTAAAAACGTTTGTCCTGCAGTCCCCTTCGGTGCCACGGCGGCACCGCACTCAGTCCTGACCAAAGAGCAAGGGACACTGGGCTGCAAACCATCCAACAcgagaataaaaacaaaagtccGAAACAAAGAAGTTTTACAATTTCTGTTCCGGGGAACAAATGCATTCCATGTTGTTTTCACACCACAccacacacaccctccccaaATAACTGTAAGCGCAGGGACAGGATACATGTGGGAATATGTTAAGACCTGGCATCACCTCCAACAGACGCTATGCTGTCAAATCAGAGCTACACCCAGGCCAACCTGCACACTGCTTTCCTGAATGGAGTTCAAAGTGAAAGCGATCAGCCTTTCCAAATTCCCATTGAAGTCTCAGGGATGCAGACTGCCCCGTATGTatcttatttttttctagaaagctGCATAAGCAAAGACTGAAACAAGACTTTTCCACATGGTTATTATTATGGTACTTCTGTGTTATCGGCAGCAGCTCCATTATCAGAGAGTGACAGACAGATTTTTCTGATCTGAAGATCCCACACGCTGGTATGACTCATTTTGGAGGTTTTGATCCCATGACAAGAATCAAAGGCTATACTAAAACAGTATTTATGTATGTTTCTATACGTATATACACTTACACACAGTTTTATCGCAATAAGACATTTACTGGGGCACAGCAGAGTTTGAAGAGGTGATGCACTCACTCTTTTGTCCTGAGGGACCTCATCAATCACGATGTCGCTGGAATACTCCAGGTCACAGCTACCGCTGACGTTCTCTGGGGGGTTCCACGTCCAGTTCAGGGTGCAGATTTGGATGAACGAGTAGTCTAGGTTGGATGGAGGTGGAAGAACTTTTGCCCCTAAAAGAAAGAAGTTATCGGTGTAACAACCCTGTTGGTCCACATTTCACCGTTAGCAGAACTGACAGATTTTTAACTCTCCAACAGAAAAGAACACAAATGACTCCTCAACTTCATCAGCTCGCATGTGCCATATCAGATAAGGTACTGCCCACTAAATTGTGTCTATTATTCCTGTTATCTTAGTCCATCAATCATTTAAATAATTATAAggaatgcacacacacaaaaaaatcattgaaaagtaatttttaagaaatCACAGCTTGCAACAACGTAGTGGCTGTGGTAATGAAACTTATGCTCGTGGAGGGAAGACAAGCCTCATTTTTCAGGTCTTTTCTGCTGCAAGTTTGCATCACACATGCCAAATCTTTAGCAAAAACAGTATACACATTTTGTGGAGCAACTAATATTTTATTCTACCCAAAAAATATCCATCAGTGCAGTTTCAGAGAGAAAACTTTAAAGAGCCACGCGATTACATGTTGCAAGCAACAGCTGCATGTCAGAACCACAATTTAGCCCAATCTCAGCCAAACCGAGAGTGctaaaaaacagcaaaagaaaccaCAATGCTTTTTCAATTACTCACCTATTAAACTTTTAATGCTATGCTCCAGCACAGCGAGCAAAAACCAGTCCAGGACAAATAGTAATTTGCTGCTGGCGCAATTCAGCCGTACGTTTTTTCACCTCCCCAAAAGCAAGATAGAAGCCGAGGAAGGGCCATGACTCAGACGGTTGCTGGGATAAATCCATTTGTGCGTTGACCCTTCCTTACTCTTGTGCACTGAGTCACAGCCTCTTCCATGCCCAGTGACGCAGCTTGAAGGTCGtattagaaaacaaagaagggaaatacggcagaaaccagaaaaatgccaggaaaaatgaAAGTATGTGGCAAGACTCcaattctagaaaaaaattacCAACTGGTAATTCCCTAAGTAaatgaattttgttttttttaaagggctgctCCAGTGTGTACTATTAGAAGACACGACTGTTTCTCAAGGGTATCTACAGGTATCATCACTGAGGCACCGCCACCTATTTGGCCGTGGAAAGGAAGTGCCCTTCTTACGCAGTAGTTTCACAAGCGCTTCAGAGCGACATCAACCAGCGCTGCAGGTCTTGCTCGTCCCAGGAGACCGGGCTCGAGCCGCCCCAACATCTGGGGGAGCGCAGAGGGAAAGGGCAGAATAATCCCACCCCTTTTTCCATCCAGGTCACGGTGAGGCCCCAGTTCCTTCTGCCGGCACAAGGAAGAGGGCAGATGGAAAGGCACACCAGCTTATTTCCGCAAGAATTCTGCTCAAAGCATCCGTGACACCATCATCTTGCAGTTCCCGAGAGACAGAGCTGCCAAAGCTTGAAGAAAATTCATCGAACTCCATCAGACCTTTGCACAGTTAAAGGATAGGCAGTTAAAGGATAGGCAGTAGTAGATATCAGGCATTGTTACCATTGGCGTGTATGTGCGTGTAACGTATGCTCACAGAGAAAATGTGAATAATTACTAGGATTTACCTTTGTAGTTTGAATATGCTCAGCTTTTTTGAATATTCGAAACTTCTggaatttttatttgcttgttcaGTTTCACAGATGACCTCAGAGGCAGGCACGAGAAATTTTTGTTCTTATaaaaatacagtctcctctgagAAAACTGAACCTAGCCAGAACACCTTTGCCTCTTACCTGTTCCACTAACAAAACTTTGTAACGGGTTTTGGGAACAGCATCGGGGCCTTAAGTTTGCGAATACCGAGTCCCTTAGATCACGAAAAAGAAGTAAGTAATTTCTTTTAACAAGACTACACAGCTCCAAGCGTTCTGTCTTTTCCTGATCAAACTTTTTATTACCTACAAAAGTgacaaaccattaaaaaaattccagtgTCATCCCTGGCTGCCGCTCTGAAGTTCtacacatttctttttcataagcTCAATTAGAAGTAATTGCGCTTAAGCTTACAGATTTCTAACTGCACGAAGTAAGAAGTGGGGATATTGAAGGTTTATCAATAAATTGACGAATTGTATTAGCATAAAAAGTGGAAAACCTAGTAGGTTTTAGACTGATCTGTACAATTCTGAAGCTTGTGCTTTAATGTTAGATTCAGCTgaggattttgcttttattcataGGCTTGGCCAGTCTCATAGTTTTGATGTGTAAAATACGACAGTCTAATACTTTTGTTGTTAAAATCTCATCGCTATGGAAATTTAGCAGAACAACTCAAAGACCAACTATGAAGCACAGGCAAGACACTATTTCTCGCTTACAAAACCAAACCACGGGGATGCGTCCGAGGAAGCCAAGCGCAGCGGTGCCGAGCCGAGGCCATCCTGCCCAGAAAACGCTGGATTTCTAAATGCCGTAACGCGGAAACACCAACAAATGCCTCGCGTCAAGCATCACAAAAGCGTTACACCATAAAAAACTGTTGTGTTTCGCCCTACTGTATTTTCTTAAGGTCGGTTTCACAGTTAGAAAACGGACTGTAGCCCGTTGAAAAATAACAATCCTCTAACGTTTGCAGCTGTATTTTTGCAAAGACAGAACTAACACAGCTTCCAGTCCCGGTTCTTACGAAACCCGCCGGCGCACGGGCAGCTTTCCTGCCATAAACGTTCGCGCTCCTGTCCcggtctgaggtaaaacagaactccCAACAGCGGGGAACGGAAAGGCGAAGGCGACGGAGGGGGCTCACGGGGAGCCGCGCCCGCTCCGGGGGACCCCCGGCTTCTCCTGCGGCGCCGGGGGCACGGGCGGTCCCGGGAGCCGCTGAAACGCTTTCCGCGGCCCTGCCGAACGCTGCCTTTCGGGGagggaaaagcagattttatttcagGCGCTCGCCGTCCGGTGG
The sequence above is drawn from the Rissa tridactyla isolate bRisTri1 chromosome 9, bRisTri1.patW.cur.20221130, whole genome shotgun sequence genome and encodes:
- the IL13RA1 gene encoding interleukin-13 receptor subunit alpha-1, which encodes MGPPAAPPARRLLPAVCWLVVAAGRAAGAKVLPPPSNLDYSFIQICTLNWTWNPPENVSGSCDLEYSSDIVIDEVPQDKREWSKSRFRVTDTFLNEEMRFKVRSECRHGNGSAPSRWVETSLLPTGIPGTAAVGLSCVWHNLEYMDCSWRPGENASSDTNYTLFYWFDGLKNPKKCNNYSMDHGRCVFNLSFPKVTNTYPAISILIRDDSEDIRPVCASKNPTTLVRPATPRRLTLSKINDGIYVEWSESGTFPENCLFYEVEYHNGDLDTAQIIKVEINYTSIPSVDPNSKYTFKVRAKPKPECYSSKLFSDWSEEKSIGEKTDSTFYFVLIITIPLIVAVSTIILLVYLKRLKILILPPVPDPREILKRMFGEQNEDSQSCAKDDSVNAYDRLNKEEEIHSLILTETPVSANSEKENR